The window GAAAGACTCAATTAgccacattttaattttttttaacatcttcacatCAAAAAGGCTAcaaacaaccactattagaattggaagttactggaagagaaaagacaaagtttataaagaaatataatgattaacaacttaaaagattgcaagttatatgaatcaggaaaacaagaaaaaagagagagaattccaaagaacaaagttataatatagtcattgtaataataattcatgtttgtttttctCACACTATTTGTGAATATATTTGctaaatatatacatttgcaaATACCCCCGAGggtataataaacattttaaacgttatatacattttaataaatgacGCACCCACAACGTTCCTTCTGTCGCAACACAacaatagtttatatataaatacagttatTTACACTAATTACAACACCCCTTGATCTCTAGATCACAAAATCCGCATACTTATTCGGAAACTTCCACACTCGCGTCGATCTTCGGAGATTCAGGTTATCCGCGATGGGTTCTTCCGATTCTCTGATAGACAAGTCAGCTACAATGGGAATAGGACGGACGTCCGACATGTGTCTCGGCAATCCATTGATTTCTACCGAAACTTCTCGTCCTTCATCTGAGACTCTTCCTCTGTTCCATTCGCTCGTACATTTTGAGTCAGGTGGTTTTACAAATACTTCTTGTCCTTGTGTATAGTTGTGGAGAACTTCCACGTTAGTTTTGGCAGAAATTGTGTGTGGTTTCCAATTATAGGAAAATATAGTTTCGTAGGGAAGCAATGTTTCCTCGCCATTTTTTCTGGGAGCAATGTTATAccaatataccatttttaacgGGTCTTTGCCACTTCTGGCTGCCATACGCTTGATTGTGCAATGATGACGTTCAACAATTCCATTTCCAGATGGCCTGTAAGCGCAACAATACAGGATGGACACTCCCCATTCTGCGCATAATTCACTTACGAGTTTGAGCGAAAAGTCTTGCTGTTGTCAAGTAGAACTTGCCATGGAGGTCCTCTTTCTCggaatattttttctaaatggaAGCACACTGTTGTTTCTTTCTCGTTCTGTAGCCTTCTCCAAATTTCAAACTTGCTCCTTTTTCCACAGTCAATAATAGACAAATAAATCTCTGATTTGTAGTGGGTTACGTCAATAGCCAATCGATGCCAGATCTTTTCAACTTCAAGGTTTCCTTCCCATCTAATTGGCGCAGGATCCACCTACAAACATCTTTCGCAACTTTTCACGATTGTTTCAACGTCTTTTCTGCAAACTTTCTCCTTCGGAATATATGTCTGTTTCATCAAATAAAGTGTTCGATTGACTCcaaagtgatgaagattatgaAACGACATTACATCAGGCGGTACAATGTTTGCTGTCATTGCAGAATGGTTTGAATGCAGCCAGTTCTGTGGTACCCTCGTAAGAGCATCGGCTTTGTTTTCTGCTGACTTTACCaggaaaagttttaattttatattgcacTCCTTCACAAGGTCTTCAATCAACGACAACCGGCGACGGACAAGTGGTTCTCCAAGACCGTGTACTCGAACGGGCTTGTCACCGATAATTAAGGAGCTCAACCAACCGACAACAGTAGCCGAATCACACTTTATGGTAATACATTCGAATCCCCATTTTGTTGCTAGATTAATTCCTTTTATCACGGCTTCTAACTCTGCAAGATTTATGTGAGCCGTATCATCTTGTTTCCTCAGCCACGAACAGTCTTCTACAATTTCCCCAGCCACTTCCAAAACTGTGCCAACAGCTAAACTGCTTGCATTGCACCACACTGTTGCTTCAGAAATGTTTTTGACGTTCCATGACCCATGAACGGGATCTTCCTTTGTAAGTATTTCATTTAAACTGCTTACTAATTTAATAGCACGTTCGTTCACCAAGGAGTCCCATCCGCAACTACTCGAAACCCTTTTTAGATAGCTGCACGAAGGGCGCAGCCAATTTGCTATTGGAAAATGTCCGGTCAGCTGTCCGCACCAAGAAAAGATTTGCCGACGTGTCATTTTTCCTTCAGGAACTTTCGGTATGTTGTCACGTTTCCAACGGACTATTTGCATCGTTTGTACTCTCGCAATCCAAGCACACGACCACCGACAAGTTTTTCTGGCAACTTAGAATCCAAGCCATATTTTTTCAAGAGTTCTTGAACTCTGCAACTTGCCACTCAGCCATCCCTGTGCTATCCATTCACTTATTTCCATTGCGTACTCACTTTTAACGTCCTCAGAAATATGATAGTTTGGAATTTTGTTAGTTAAGGTTGCTGGTTCCATCAGCCATTTCCAAGACACGCTCCAACTGCCATTTTTGAATTCTGCTAGGAAGTCTTTATCAATCAACTTTGGAATAGTAGACGAGAATACTTCACTCGTTTTTTCTTGAGAAACAGCAGTAGCATTAAAGTTTATGGTTTCGCTGTCTCTCCCGACTTGGACACCTCCAAGCAGTCGTATTGCGTCCACACCAATTAGCATTTGATATTCGGGAACAATGTCTGCCACCAGGCATTCCAAATTGATGGTGGTATCATTTATAGAAAGATTAACAACAATCTGGTGTTTTATTTCAATTGAGTTTCCATTCATCATAACAACCTTTTTCTCTTGCGTGTTTGACATTTTTTGCGTTTACAATTTCCCGACTTAAAATGGATTTGGAGCATCCAGTATCCaacaatgcttttatttttcttccattGACATATACGCAGAGAGTTGgcggttttaaattttgtgggAAGCCGCTTGCACAAAAACGGGTGGCTTCCATTCCATGTTTTTTGAGTTCGTACACTTTTTATAGCAGTGCAGGGCCAGGTGATTGTCCATTCCACACACAAAGCACCTTTTCTTGTCAATTTCTTCGCTACAATTTCGACTGATATGTCCATCCTCTCCGCAACGGTAGCAAGTTATAGTCTTTTTTCCGCGTCCTTGAGGAACCTGCCTTGGACTGATGGATACTAACAAAACACGATTCTTTACAACGTAAGATTACCAAACTTCTTGATTTTTCAGCGATCTGGTACAGCGACATTGTTGATATTGAGCATGCGGTTTGCAGCTGTTTTCTTGCTTCGTCAGGTAACCCGAGAATGAATGCGCACCTTAACCACTATTCTCTTACGTGAGATGATATTAGCTTGCTCAGCCTTGTTAATTCTGCGAGATATGCGTCAACAGACTCGTTCTCTTTAAGACGGCGAATTTCGAATTCTTTGTATGCTGTTAGCGGAGAAGCAGAGAAGGCAGTAGTCAGTGCTTTTTTCACTTCATtgtagttttcttttatttcatcaatAAGACCTTGATAAACGGCAAACGCTCCGCCAGAGAGAAATAAAGGGAGCACCACATGCAACTCAtcaactttttgaagttttgcaACCAGTTCCAATTTCTGTATCCATTCTGAAAATTCACCCGAACCATCGTATTGCGACACCAAATCTGCGAATTTTATCACGATACTCAATGCCGAAATAGCTTGTAATATTAAttctatgtttgtttttctcaCACTATTTGTGAATATATTTGCTCAATATATACATTTGCAAATACCCCCGAGGgtataataaacattataaacgTTATATACAATGTAATAAATGACGCACCTACAACGTTCCTTCTGTCGCAACACAacaatagtttatatataaatacagttatttacactaataacaGACATACGTTAActgataaaagaaaaacactTATTACGCATTAATGTGTAATGtactctatttatttatttcaaaatatttctaatttgTGACTTAACAgataacatataaaaacttattttgtgaggttgtttttttttgtgaaagttTCAAGATTTATTGTTTCAAGTTTAGATTAccaactctttttaaaaaagcacggctaaaaataaataatttcaataagatAAATCTtacttaaaagttaaatataaaatataagacttttagcttttattgattttatgtagtcagtttcagtaatgaaactTCCCAATAATCGCTTCTTACTATAGACGTGAAGGTAAACCAAGTTGTCTATCAATACAAAACaacacaacaataacatcacaaaattaaaaatagcataaTATATCACAGTAAAGTCTTAAAAAACTCACACCTTTGAGAGATAAAGAATTTAGCTTGTTAGAGAATGTTAGAGATATTGAAagtatcatttataaataaaggtttaactagatttttaaaattagttaaagttATGAATGGTTAACAAGTTATCCAGAGtttgttttacatattttaactactaatagtacacaaataaaaacacttacataaaaatttacaagataTAAATCCATATAACTTTGTATAACACATATTAACACACAGTAAATAACACACATTACCACATATCacatataaaaattcttattaaaactattacaaATATAACATTCAAAATACTACATTATTTGTGTTATATATTTGTTCAATGATATACCTTGAAATTCATGCTTATCAAATTTATcgaatgataaatttaaagtaaattaccAAATAATTTGGTTCTGGAACATGCTACATAAAATTTGGTTGTGTGAAAAACCAAGGCTTTTTTAGGGTTCGTACTGTACCTGGAAAACCTgcaaaattagtttattttggCTAAAGTgatggaaaacctggaaaagtcaggaaattttttttttctttagatagtaatggaaaagtcagggaattctGATTGAGAAGTTACTTGTTTTACCATTaggctataatttttttgttggtgttacccatttattttttctaaaacttatgtttttcttagCGTTCATTCTTAGTCATCCTTAataataagatccatactaacatttataatttgatCCATACTAATATCCAACTTAATTAATAGCTATATATAACTTAACTAATAGctaagtttaataagttttgtcATTTGAAGCatgtacaattttatttacattagatggtaattttaaacatttttaaaaaccattgttGAAAATGGTCTGGGAAAATcatctgatttttaaaaaaagcggggaaaagtcagggaatttttatattaatatttggCTACGAACCCTGATTTTGAGACTAACACCAAATTAATCAAATGTTATTACTTTGTatactaacttttattaaaaaaaaatcatttaggttaaacattaataataaaaaaaaaagttttaaatcttaattaaaatttacaaaaatatttaaacagtctatttttataaatctatgtTGGGACCTGTGGACCCTGTGGGCCcttattcagttttttaaatgtcataaaGTCTTCATATggtaaatctaaaaataaaaagtaacataaaattcaaaagtttttttttataacaacctATAAAAACTACACTTATTTACTTTAGCAAATGTCGCTCCTGCTACATGATAGAGCAGCACTTGTTGATGTTGTTGCAACAACTGTACTGGCAATGAGAAATATTTATCTAACTAAAAATTACACATTATATGAATACACTAACTACAGACAGATTTTATAATGTGTTTCATCATGACAGTACACCAATTGGCTAGCGAGGATAACATTTTTACTCTCATCAAAGCCAATTCACATTGTAGAAAAGTACACCACTAAGCTAGCAAGGGCTCTTGCTGTAACTAATccaatttaaaatactttgaaacCACAGAATCAACATAATAACCACCTACAAACtttaagcaaataatattataatacataACAGGCACACTTTATATATAACAGATAGAGGTACATTTATGACACAAATacactaacaaaataaaaactcatatagctttaaaacacatttaaaaacataGTAATACACATTACACTAGCCAAGTCACTACACTTTAAAAccatggaaacaacataataaccactaatataaactataaaattataacacaTCACACTTAGaaacactttatataaaaaagatatttacacacttacaaagTATTATCCCATATAAAcctaaaacatataaacacataaccaataacatataaaaataattaaatatataaattaagaaaaatatgtaagttaggaacatttaaaaatacaaccttatttttgtaatatttgttcaATGACATACCTCGTCatgaatgtttatcaactttaaaaataaacgaTCAATCgatctggttttttatattaaaaaaacaaacagatttTCTGTAATTTCTCTGAAATAAGGTATTAAGCGCTTTTGTTCTTAAACATGCATCATAGAGTTGACCGTGTGAGATACAAAGGTTTTGGATATAAACACCAAGGGCAGGCTtagacaggaatggcgtgcgatgTGTAATTGCTATAATGAAAAATTCTTacgttataaataacttttaattgttgatcttttctaaaattttatttaacgcaaagtctttaaataaaataaaaaattagctatttaataaaattaaataaattatagtgatttttaaattatgaataagttaaattaaatctttcgTTGAAATGAAATGATTAAATTAGACAAATTCATATCAGAGGCCTGATCTCGAAATTAATTCGATGTAGGGAAAAAAGTAAAGATGGTtactttgttattaaaaaaaaatcaactaagcAACACTGTCGCTGCTACTATTAGTTCTTAATTCATCATGATTAAAAACCTAAATGATTAAAAAGATACTTTCGAGGAATTGCAAAAGAAAATGCAAATGTATTTAcgttttttaaagctaaaagaAACAAAGGAAGCCTAATAGGCtattaaatatagttattaaatagcaaacatgtatttttaatgaagtatCTCTTAAAGTACCGAAAATTACAGCTAAATGGTCATCAAACAAGATATTTTACGATAACAAAATTAGTGAAGATAT is drawn from Hydra vulgaris chromosome 07, alternate assembly HydraT2T_AEP and contains these coding sequences:
- the LOC136082778 gene encoding uncharacterized protein LOC136082778 — translated: MQIVRWKRDNIPKVPEGKMTRRQIFSWCGQLTGHFPIANWLRPSCSYLKRVSSSCGWDSLVNERAIKLVSSLNEILTKEDPVHGSWNVKNISEATVWCNASSLAVGTVLEVAGEIVEDCSWLRKQDDTAHINLAELEAVIKGINLATKWGFECITIKCDSATVVGWLSSLIIGDKPVRVHGLGEPLVRRRLSLIEDLVKECNIKLKLFLVKSAENKADALTRVPQNWLHSNHSAMTANIVPPDVMSFHNLHHFGVNRTLYLMKQTYIPKEKVCRKDVETIVKSCERCL